From a single Okeanomitos corallinicola TIOX110 genomic region:
- a CDS encoding N-6 DNA methylase, translated as MPKNSRSPKQQLNALEKWLALEWNRPERSYNPDVRDFLSALLDYPKDHVVTEDAAGGGYADIKLLTHEKIAWVVGDLKKDDKELTTETGRQKLWNQKRKYVEGLTRYVVFLTAHYLWIVIPTGEAVQGLENPIYLSDITFEELRETLKFLSYSQASHNNQWQTFIEGNLPYIYLKLDTNDTLNQLRQDLQISFTELNAAAEGVIAALSKNYEYFKQQEKEAEGNLASATKDSRERAMMRLKRKFNFERHLCEDILPQFEAQYGREINAKDKQIQERIREAFAADSVAVLIARVLFLRLVEDLELTNKRRLSNGGPKDWSAFVDHLIGDAKALVKLVAEDLGRLYHEPFEQNVFDWIYETNGALNEALQRLILRFNAYDFSGLSEEILGDIYQGFLPVAKRKRLGEFYTPPSIVDWLLEQTVFSHAEGKLLDPSCGSGSFLVRYVHRCLEDAKARDLDIDFVLQELQKNVWGFDLNPFAAFISHFQLMWAMIRFKPSRKQTDIPNIYVYNLNSLLRDDDLVSILGEDFLSPGSWERDRSQWKYILGNPPYIRAERVKYGEEMKGLWQQVWGQNADTGLVFLYRSLTEWLEPNGFLGMVVSGGYANSEAAAKVWKLLYPRQNAALRKIVWLEFAGKQWDANVIPMLLVIEKTSAQEDDEIEVYVPSKWPSNEQSVKIKYKDFFDAKISPRITAIDPSNPAEALWGDYLLPLVHPHDVPILKKLYPNGNGGNVVELKEAVARQISRNNRPFWFTYGIQRGGTEVTPESTGASAVQVIAGRSISMGWAGEFTGWVDLEAVKNRPYGKLSLWADQTYDNFLAVAKFTLAPTSAVVSSNSNEQILAAIDTVIVALPKPDGPSIEAVAAYLNSKVVRFYWAVRLRSGVLEGSSRTTFYPRTLEALPWLKNLEPDIEQQLVDSYNNLARLAAIARNNPNEWLLSEVEKQIVTSRYRLSDRSLGLNFSNWSQEDVLAEELILDNNCIRTGLFSIELVNADLAELVYLLLTNSTDETISKVTIQKLNVPQDYTTLMQTYRQRFADFQKVESDFFNALHQIDETVYTMFNITDEEKNHIENRLASFPLNKLQPRYPWQTVRPRSIKAYTEDRFA; from the coding sequence GTGCCTAAAAATAGTAGATCACCAAAACAACAGCTGAACGCATTAGAAAAATGGCTGGCTTTAGAGTGGAATAGGCCGGAAAGATCCTACAATCCAGATGTCCGAGATTTTTTGTCAGCATTGCTTGATTATCCTAAAGATCATGTTGTCACAGAGGATGCAGCCGGAGGAGGGTATGCAGATATTAAGCTTTTAACCCATGAAAAAATCGCTTGGGTTGTGGGTGATTTAAAAAAAGATGATAAAGAACTGACTACAGAAACCGGACGACAAAAGCTATGGAATCAAAAGCGCAAATATGTTGAAGGTTTAACTCGCTATGTTGTATTTCTTACGGCTCACTATCTTTGGATTGTTATACCAACAGGTGAGGCTGTTCAAGGTTTAGAAAATCCAATTTATTTATCTGATATTACTTTTGAAGAATTGAGAGAAACACTCAAATTTCTTTCTTATTCACAAGCATCTCACAATAATCAATGGCAAACTTTTATTGAAGGAAACCTACCTTATATTTATTTAAAACTTGATACAAATGATACTTTAAATCAATTGCGACAAGATTTACAAATTAGTTTTACAGAATTAAACGCTGCCGCAGAAGGTGTTATTGCAGCATTAAGTAAAAATTATGAATATTTTAAGCAGCAAGAAAAAGAAGCTGAGGGCAATTTAGCATCTGCGACGAAAGATAGTAGAGAGCGAGCAATGATGCGCCTCAAACGTAAATTTAATTTTGAAAGGCATTTATGTGAGGATATTTTACCCCAGTTTGAAGCTCAATATGGGCGAGAAATAAATGCAAAAGATAAACAAATACAAGAAAGAATTAGGGAGGCATTTGCGGCTGATTCTGTAGCTGTATTGATTGCACGAGTTTTGTTTCTACGATTAGTAGAGGATTTAGAATTAACCAATAAACGACGACTTTCTAATGGTGGTCCAAAAGATTGGTCAGCGTTTGTTGATCACCTAATTGGAGATGCAAAGGCATTAGTAAAACTGGTTGCTGAGGACTTGGGACGGCTGTATCATGAACCATTTGAACAAAATGTGTTTGATTGGATTTATGAAACAAATGGAGCATTAAATGAAGCATTACAACGTCTGATTCTCCGATTTAATGCTTATGATTTTTCGGGGTTATCTGAAGAAATTTTAGGAGACATTTATCAAGGATTTTTACCTGTTGCTAAACGAAAAAGATTAGGAGAATTTTATACACCCCCTTCAATTGTTGATTGGTTATTAGAACAAACTGTTTTCAGTCACGCAGAAGGAAAATTACTAGATCCATCTTGTGGCAGTGGTTCATTTCTCGTGCGCTATGTTCATCGCTGTTTGGAAGATGCAAAAGCGAGAGATTTAGATATAGATTTTGTATTGCAAGAGCTACAAAAAAATGTTTGGGGGTTTGATCTGAATCCATTTGCCGCTTTCATCAGCCACTTTCAATTAATGTGGGCAATGATAAGATTTAAACCTTCTAGAAAACAAACAGATATTCCCAATATTTATGTTTATAACTTAAATAGTTTGCTTCGGGATGATGATTTGGTTTCGATTTTAGGAGAAGATTTTTTATCTCCTGGATCATGGGAACGCGATCGCAGTCAGTGGAAATACATTCTCGGAAATCCGCCTTACATTCGTGCCGAACGGGTAAAATATGGCGAGGAAATGAAAGGACTATGGCAACAAGTCTGGGGACAAAATGCTGATACAGGCTTAGTTTTTCTCTATCGTTCTTTGACAGAATGGTTAGAACCGAATGGCTTTTTAGGCATGGTGGTAAGTGGTGGTTATGCTAACTCAGAAGCTGCCGCAAAGGTTTGGAAACTGCTTTATCCAAGACAAAATGCGGCATTAAGAAAAATAGTTTGGCTAGAATTTGCTGGAAAACAGTGGGATGCAAATGTAATTCCTATGTTGTTAGTAATTGAAAAAACATCAGCCCAAGAAGATGATGAAATTGAAGTTTATGTACCATCAAAATGGCCAAGTAATGAACAATCGGTGAAAATTAAATACAAAGATTTTTTTGATGCCAAAATTAGTCCAAGAATTACTGCTATTGATCCCAGTAATCCCGCAGAAGCTTTGTGGGGAGATTATTTGTTACCATTGGTGCATCCTCATGATGTTCCAATACTAAAAAAACTTTATCCAAACGGTAATGGTGGAAACGTTGTTGAGTTAAAAGAAGCAGTTGCACGACAAATCAGCCGAAATAACCGCCCATTTTGGTTTACCTATGGCATTCAAAGAGGTGGAACAGAAGTGACCCCAGAATCTACAGGAGCAAGTGCTGTTCAAGTCATTGCTGGACGCAGTATATCAATGGGTTGGGCAGGGGAGTTTACTGGTTGGGTTGATCTTGAAGCTGTTAAGAACAGACCCTACGGAAAACTTAGTCTTTGGGCTGATCAAACTTATGATAATTTTCTTGCAGTTGCTAAGTTTACTCTTGCTCCAACTTCTGCTGTAGTATCTAGCAACAGCAATGAGCAAATTTTGGCAGCAATTGATACAGTTATCGTTGCCTTGCCTAAACCTGACGGACCATCAATAGAAGCGGTTGCAGCATATCTGAATAGTAAAGTTGTTCGTTTCTATTGGGCTGTAAGACTACGTTCAGGAGTATTAGAAGGATCTTCACGAACAACTTTTTATCCTCGAACACTTGAAGCTTTACCCTGGTTAAAAAATTTAGAACCTGATATAGAACAGCAATTAGTAGATAGTTATAATAATCTAGCTCGTTTAGCCGCGATCGCTAGAAACAATCCCAATGAGTGGCTATTATCAGAAGTAGAAAAGCAAATTGTCACAAGTCGCTACAGGTTAAGCGATCGCAGTTTGGGTTTAAACTTTTCTAACTGGAGTCAAGAAGACGTATTAGCAGAAGAATTAATCTTGGATAATAACTGTATTCGCACAGGTTTGTTTTCCATAGAACTGGTCAATGCTGATTTAGCAGAATTAGTTTATTTACTCTTAACTAATAGCACTGATGAAACTATTTCAAAAGTGACCATTCAAAAATTGAATGTGCCTCAAGATTATACCACTTTGATGCAAACCTATCGCCAGCGATTTGCTGATTTTCAAAAAGTTGAATCCGATTTTTTCAATGCTCTTCACCAAATTGATGAAACTGTTTACACCATGTTTAACATCACTGATGAAGAAAAAAATCATATTGAAAACCGTCTTGCCAGTTTCCCATTAAACAAATTACAACCTCGATATCCCTGGCAAACAGTTAGACCCCGATCCATCAAGGCATATACTGAAGACCGATTTGCATAA
- a CDS encoding GNAT family N-acetyltransferase — protein sequence MAQTKIIEAPQPINSSHDISQFKSRSETLNNWLREKALKNEGDTARTYVVICENKVIGYYCLASSGVYHSVAIRKVKQNAPDPVPCMIIGRLAVDEQWEGQGVGSGLLRDAIFRVLQASKIVGIRCILVHAKDEEAKQFYLKHKFKPSPIEPLTLMLPLQDIVANL from the coding sequence ATGGCACAGACGAAAATTATAGAAGCTCCTCAACCAATTAATTCTAGCCATGATATATCACAATTCAAATCAAGGTCAGAAACTTTAAATAATTGGTTGAGGGAAAAAGCTTTAAAGAATGAGGGGGATACTGCTAGAACTTATGTAGTAATTTGTGAAAATAAAGTAATTGGTTATTACTGTTTGGCAAGTTCTGGTGTATATCACTCAGTGGCTATTAGAAAAGTCAAGCAAAATGCACCAGATCCAGTGCCTTGTATGATCATTGGTAGGTTGGCTGTTGATGAACAATGGGAAGGGCAAGGTGTAGGATCTGGTTTACTAAGAGATGCAATTTTTCGGGTTCTACAAGCATCCAAAATTGTAGGAATACGATGTATTTTAGTTCATGCGAAAGATGAAGAAGCTAAACAATTTTATCTAAAACATAAATTTAAGCCCTCACCGATAGAACCTTTAACATTAATGTTGCCTTTACAAGATATTGTTGCAAACCTTTAA
- a CDS encoding patatin-like phospholipase family protein has translation MKTANPTFGLVLTGGGAKGAYQAGALKYIAEIGLVPHIIAGTSIGALNGAVLSSYRPFSQAVQQLNEFWKELAEAEILRPNTGTILRTLSYTTQTFVPILREWMLHFLLEQGILKDSTAIFDPAPIEKLLREKINPNSLRNGIELWVTVFPSLKIPGLGYDWLINFVRAHTGTDAHWLCVQDFTDDETIHNLLLASAALPLAFPSREVNGKSYVDGGLADNVPLKALAVRGCTHAIIIHLQNGVTWNRHDFPEQTIIEIRPEQPINKSNMPIIGLIDSWLDFSFERITELQQRGYEDAQRCLTPIIQTLTTVKKQRQTHDRLVNSTQQLLNDPPL, from the coding sequence ATGAAAACAGCTAACCCGACATTTGGACTCGTACTCACTGGAGGAGGTGCAAAAGGAGCATATCAAGCCGGTGCATTAAAATATATTGCAGAAATCGGATTAGTACCACATATTATTGCAGGAACTAGCATAGGCGCTCTAAATGGTGCAGTTTTGTCATCTTATCGCCCTTTTTCCCAAGCAGTACAGCAGCTTAACGAATTTTGGAAAGAACTAGCCGAAGCTGAGATTTTACGCCCCAATACAGGTACAATTCTCCGCACACTTAGTTACACTACTCAAACCTTTGTACCCATACTGCGGGAATGGATGCTTCATTTCCTACTAGAACAGGGGATATTAAAAGATTCTACCGCAATTTTTGACCCTGCACCCATTGAAAAACTATTAAGAGAAAAAATCAATCCTAACAGCCTAAGAAATGGAATTGAGTTATGGGTTACAGTATTTCCCAGCTTGAAAATTCCCGGTTTAGGTTACGACTGGTTAATTAATTTTGTTCGCGCACACACCGGGACAGATGCTCACTGGCTTTGTGTACAAGACTTCACAGATGATGAAACAATTCATAATCTTCTTTTAGCTAGTGCTGCTCTTCCTTTAGCATTTCCTAGTAGAGAAGTAAATGGAAAATCTTACGTTGATGGTGGGTTAGCTGATAACGTTCCTTTAAAAGCTTTAGCTGTGCGTGGCTGTACTCATGCAATTATTATTCACTTGCAAAATGGAGTAACTTGGAATCGTCATGATTTTCCAGAACAAACTATTATTGAAATTAGACCAGAACAGCCGATTAATAAATCAAATATGCCAATTATAGGTTTAATTGATAGTTGGTTAGACTTCAGTTTTGAACGAATTACCGAACTCCAACAGCGTGGATATGAAGATGCACAACGTTGTTTAACTCCCATTATTCAAACTTTAACCACTGTCAAAAAACAACGTCAGACTCATGATAGACTGGTTAACTCTACACAGCAGCTATTGAATGACCCTCCCCTATAA
- a CDS encoding DarT ssDNA thymidine ADP-ribosyltransferase family protein, whose product MSTPIYHITHIDNLTSIITSRGLIAVLEYISRTYKCY is encoded by the coding sequence ATGTCTACACCGATTTATCACATCACCCACATTGATAACTTAACCTCCATAATCACCAGTAGGGGATTGATAGCAGTTCTCGAATATATTTCGAGAACATACAAATGTTATTGA
- a CDS encoding lecithin retinol acyltransferase family protein — protein sequence MREDHVYYNCGAYSHHGIDCGDGTVIHYTKNYGKISHISWASFASGNTVFVREYGHVIHQILWFGVLKAD from the coding sequence ATGAGAGAAGATCACGTTTACTATAATTGCGGTGCTTACAGCCATCATGGTATAGACTGCGGTGATGGTACAGTTATTCATTATACAAAGAACTATGGGAAGATTTCTCATATTTCTTGGGCTTCCTTTGCATCTGGAAACACGGTTTTTGTAAGAGAGTACGGCCATGTGATACACCAGATATTGTGGTTTGGCGTGCTGAAAGCAGATTAG
- a CDS encoding DEAD/DEAH box helicase, whose translation MPTLPISEAIIRHNSNSSSYSRGEDYYRRDAIADLKKRGNLIQAAVEGSEIRPYQVSINFDAAGITSDDCNCDYNYDGWCKHIVATLLCCLRKSETITERPTLEQLLNCLDIVQTQRLLQELVENQPELIDEIDNFVSLIDLPKPAKKQPSTPQRNIDVKPFRSQVKRILRDGLQELEYGSEDSEFIDELLAIVEEVQEFVRNGDGNNAVLILEAITTAYTEEWNELYNYGADCFSIAENLDIAWTEAILYDALMLLADKCDEPEKYISDYLHLMLAEQYFLRGDTEDAQDSLKEISEEFANNGAIGWGWSSFLRGENEKAIKYYTDALKSLKKATGKRQIYFNTIAGLFFILALLKDGSPERLKEAENYTNIMIRQSDHFLNSVYIRLKMILQVQQGDITQKELIVNAPIPSLEKENSLETFFSSLCLYWMDVDAAKKQLPDLLEPLYRRATCFQQRFANASGHHWLAMETAELLSRLKPSSNYQQQAQAIREDNEVETIIDIIEPQEAWEMCLNALANLQKEAPTPTKPQSELRLAWFITFYPSQCGLQPKEQKISVKGQWSKGRPIALKNLSNNLSEYDYLTHQDIRACNCIETYGDGYYGKVNYRFNEKTILALIGHPLVFWEDNPNIRVEIVKGEPELLVKKEKQGRLTLEFSPKLTSQNIINIKETPTRIKVIEITPEHRRIGEILGKENKLNVPIIAEKKVLAAINAVSGIVTVHSDIGGGVEGAEEVPAQTLPHIHLLPANAGLKVTLLSRPFVQGGPYFRPGAGGETVIAEIEGKRLQTRRNLSEEKQLAQTAIQACPTLSTEEEDSEWLIENPEDCLELLLELQALGNSVVIEWPEGEKLRVSHNADLKDFNLSIQRQQDWFAATGELKLSADLVLDMQQLLELLEKTPSRFIPLGDGQFLALTQAFRKRLDELRLFSEKHGKGMRFHPLATLGLEDFVDEVGKLKADKHWKEHIKKLKEVQDLKPELPSTFQAELRDYQMEGFCWLARLAHWGVGACLADQMGLGKTVQALAVILRNAHHGSTLIIAPTSVCMNWVSEAEKFAPTLNIIQFTGSNRQKLLDGLQPLDMLVCSYGLLQQDEVAQMLSGVQWQTIVLDEAQAIKNMSTKRSQAAMNLQANFKLLTTGTPIENHLGELWNLFRFINPGLLGSFESFNQRFANPIERYQDKQARNKLKKLIQPFLLRRTKNQVLEELPSRTEILLHVELSKEEKAFYEALRRQAISKLSESDADAGQKHLQVLAEIMRLRRACCNPSLVMPDTELSSSKLQLFGEVLGELLENRHKALVFSQFVDHLHIIRNYLDSQSIKYQYLDGSTPMNERKKSVDAFQAGEGDVFLISLKAGGTGLNLTAADYVIHTDPWWNPAVEDQASDRAHRIGQQRPVTIYRLVAKDTIEDKIVELHHHKRDLADSLLEGTDMSGKISTEALLQLIHEG comes from the coding sequence ATGCCAACTCTACCAATTTCTGAAGCAATAATTCGCCATAACTCTAATTCCTCATCTTACAGTCGTGGTGAAGATTATTATCGTAGAGATGCAATTGCAGACCTGAAAAAACGAGGTAATCTAATTCAAGCAGCAGTAGAAGGAAGCGAAATTAGACCCTATCAAGTCAGTATCAATTTTGATGCAGCCGGCATTACCTCAGATGATTGTAACTGTGATTACAATTATGATGGGTGGTGTAAACATATTGTCGCTACTTTATTATGTTGTTTACGTAAATCAGAAACAATTACAGAACGTCCCACATTAGAACAGTTATTAAATTGTCTTGATATTGTTCAAACCCAAAGATTATTACAGGAATTAGTAGAAAATCAGCCAGAACTAATTGATGAAATTGATAACTTTGTCAGTTTAATAGATTTGCCAAAACCAGCTAAAAAGCAACCATCTACCCCACAACGGAATATTGATGTCAAACCATTTCGTTCTCAGGTCAAGCGGATTTTACGAGATGGATTACAAGAATTAGAATATGGTTCAGAAGATAGTGAATTTATAGATGAATTACTAGCTATAGTTGAGGAAGTACAAGAATTTGTAAGGAATGGAGATGGTAATAATGCCGTTTTAATTCTGGAAGCTATCACCACAGCTTACACCGAAGAATGGAATGAATTATACAATTATGGTGCAGACTGCTTTTCCATAGCAGAGAATCTTGATATCGCATGGACAGAAGCAATTTTATATGATGCGTTAATGCTATTGGCAGATAAATGTGATGAACCTGAAAAATATATCTCAGATTATTTGCATTTGATGTTGGCAGAACAATATTTCTTACGTGGTGATACGGAAGATGCACAGGATAGTTTGAAAGAGATATCAGAAGAATTTGCAAATAATGGCGCTATTGGTTGGGGTTGGTCAAGTTTTTTACGGGGTGAGAACGAGAAAGCTATTAAATATTATACAGATGCCCTAAAATCATTGAAAAAAGCCACAGGCAAACGCCAAATATATTTTAATACAATTGCTGGCTTATTCTTTATTTTAGCACTGTTGAAAGATGGTTCACCAGAACGCCTCAAAGAAGCAGAAAATTACACCAATATCATGATTCGGCAATCAGATCATTTTCTTAATTCAGTTTATATAAGACTGAAAATGATTCTGCAAGTTCAGCAAGGTGATATTACTCAAAAAGAATTAATAGTTAATGCTCCCATTCCTTCCTTAGAAAAAGAAAATAGTTTAGAAACATTCTTTTCTTCTCTATGTCTGTACTGGATGGATGTGGATGCTGCAAAAAAACAATTACCAGATTTATTAGAACCATTGTACAGGAGAGCGACCTGCTTTCAGCAGCGCTTCGCTAACGCATCCGGTCATCACTGGTTAGCAATGGAAACCGCAGAACTCCTATCCCGACTCAAACCCAGCAGCAACTACCAACAACAAGCACAAGCAATACGAGAAGACAACGAAGTTGAAACCATCATAGATATCATCGAACCCCAAGAAGCTTGGGAAATGTGTCTTAATGCCCTAGCAAACCTGCAAAAAGAAGCCCCAACACCCACAAAACCCCAATCAGAACTACGTTTAGCATGGTTCATTACCTTCTACCCTAGCCAATGTGGTCTGCAACCCAAAGAACAAAAAATTAGTGTCAAAGGACAATGGAGTAAAGGTCGTCCCATTGCCCTCAAAAATCTGAGCAATAATTTAAGTGAGTATGATTATCTTACTCATCAAGATATTCGGGCTTGTAATTGTATTGAAACTTATGGCGATGGTTATTATGGCAAAGTTAACTATCGCTTCAACGAAAAAACCATCCTCGCATTAATTGGACATCCCTTAGTTTTTTGGGAAGATAACCCTAATATCCGGGTAGAAATAGTCAAAGGAGAACCAGAACTACTCGTTAAAAAAGAAAAACAAGGTCGTCTCACCTTAGAATTTTCACCCAAATTAACATCACAAAATATCATCAATATCAAAGAAACCCCCACCCGCATAAAAGTCATTGAAATTACACCTGAACATAGACGTATAGGCGAAATTTTGGGTAAGGAAAATAAACTAAACGTCCCCATCATTGCCGAGAAAAAAGTTCTAGCAGCCATCAACGCCGTTTCCGGTATTGTCACCGTTCATTCTGACATTGGTGGAGGAGTAGAAGGTGCAGAAGAAGTACCCGCCCAAACTTTACCCCATATTCATCTTTTACCTGCCAATGCAGGTTTGAAAGTTACCCTGTTATCACGTCCTTTTGTCCAAGGTGGACCTTATTTCCGTCCCGGTGCAGGTGGAGAAACAGTCATTGCTGAAATTGAAGGTAAACGTTTACAAACTAGAAGAAACTTATCAGAAGAAAAACAACTTGCCCAAACTGCCATTCAAGCTTGTCCCACCCTCAGCACAGAAGAAGAAGACAGCGAATGGTTAATAGAAAACCCAGAGGACTGTTTAGAACTACTTTTAGAACTACAAGCATTAGGAAACAGCGTAGTTATTGAATGGCCAGAAGGGGAAAAACTGCGGGTTAGTCATAATGCAGACTTGAAAGATTTTAACTTATCAATTCAACGTCAACAAGATTGGTTTGCTGCTACTGGTGAATTGAAATTAAGTGCAGATTTAGTATTGGATATGCAGCAACTATTGGAACTCTTAGAAAAAACTCCTAGCAGGTTTATTCCTCTTGGTGATGGTCAATTTTTAGCTTTAACCCAAGCCTTTCGGAAACGTTTGGATGAGTTACGATTATTTTCCGAAAAACATGGTAAAGGGATGCGTTTTCACCCCTTAGCAACACTAGGGTTAGAAGATTTTGTAGATGAAGTAGGGAAACTCAAAGCAGATAAACATTGGAAAGAACATATCAAGAAACTCAAGGAAGTGCAAGACCTTAAACCAGAACTTCCATCTACATTCCAAGCCGAATTACGAGATTATCAGATGGAAGGTTTTTGTTGGTTGGCGCGTTTAGCACATTGGGGTGTAGGTGCTTGTTTAGCTGACCAAATGGGACTGGGTAAAACCGTGCAAGCATTAGCTGTTATTCTCAGAAATGCCCATCATGGATCAACTCTAATTATTGCCCCAACTTCCGTTTGTATGAATTGGGTAAGTGAAGCAGAGAAATTTGCCCCAACTTTGAATATCATTCAATTTACAGGTTCTAACCGCCAAAAATTACTAGATGGCTTACAACCCTTGGATATGTTGGTTTGTAGTTATGGTTTATTGCAGCAGGATGAAGTAGCACAAATGCTGTCTGGGGTGCAGTGGCAAACCATTGTTTTAGATGAAGCTCAAGCTATCAAAAATATGTCTACTAAACGTTCCCAGGCGGCGATGAATTTGCAAGCTAATTTTAAATTATTGACTACTGGGACACCGATTGAAAATCATCTGGGTGAGTTGTGGAATTTGTTCCGATTTATTAATCCTGGTTTATTGGGTTCTTTTGAAAGTTTTAATCAACGTTTTGCCAATCCTATTGAGAGATATCAAGATAAACAAGCACGAAATAAACTCAAAAAATTAATTCAACCATTTCTATTAAGACGTACAAAAAATCAGGTGTTGGAAGAATTGCCTTCTCGTACAGAGATTTTACTTCATGTGGAGTTGAGTAAAGAGGAAAAGGCATTTTATGAAGCTTTGCGTCGTCAAGCTATATCTAAATTGAGTGAAAGTGATGCAGATGCAGGACAAAAACATTTGCAAGTTTTAGCAGAGATTATGAGGTTGCGTCGCGCTTGCTGTAATCCTAGTTTGGTGATGCCTGATACTGAGTTATCTAGTTCTAAGTTGCAACTTTTTGGTGAGGTGTTGGGTGAACTGTTGGAAAATCGCCATAAGGCTTTGGTGTTTAGTCAGTTTGTAGATCATTTGCATATTATCCGTAATTATTTGGATAGTCAAAGTATTAAATATCAGTATTTAGATGGTAGTACCCCAATGAATGAACGGAAAAAAAGTGTGGATGCGTTTCAAGCTGGGGAGGGGGATGTGTTTCTGATTAGTTTGAAGGCTGGGGGTACAGGACTGAATCTAACTGCGGCTGATTATGTTATCCATACAGACCCTTGGTGGAATCCGGCGGTTGAGGATCAAGCTTCTGACCGCGCCCACCGCATTGGCCAACAACGCCCGGTGACGATTTATAGGTTGGTAGCAAAGGACACTATTGAGGATAAGATTGTGGAGTTACATCACCATAAGCGGGATTTGGCGGATAGTCTCTTGGAAGGTACGGATATGAGTGGGAAGATTTCTACTGAGGCTTTGTTACAATTGATTCATGAAGGTTAG
- a CDS encoding diguanylate cyclase regulator RdcB family protein, producing the protein MTNLFSPQESGNFQQNTGFVTPSTQTLEKLQRRVPVVGDKAIIDLINGIQINKEMLRYRKNRGWFGNLISKLDGSDNKRQILLDGNLIAGQEALANWVLELTDSLKISQTALEITQNSLLEARDAIRHQKQRLQKQEDAINKLSEQFNQLAEQVHQRLNNIESRIRKLEVRVAANEDLDHIITAWAAGQTYSQLPWAIQIALLAREVFSSSVINYELETGDKERYRQLLVNKIIAHSKQLPNSFFGIGDLLEQTWISMNNDDRELTAGLLEIRSIPQKRLTNIPHLFVIGTTLELATLPEEVRPNKPAQSAIYLCRAQIDSISRTTDAREFITTIVEETANDCLTIINNISN; encoded by the coding sequence ATGACTAATCTTTTTTCTCCTCAAGAATCAGGTAATTTCCAACAAAATACAGGTTTTGTAACTCCATCTACCCAAACCTTAGAAAAACTGCAACGTCGAGTTCCTGTTGTGGGAGATAAAGCCATTATTGACTTAATAAATGGCATCCAAATTAACAAAGAAATGCTCCGCTATCGCAAAAATAGAGGATGGTTTGGAAACCTAATATCTAAACTAGATGGCAGTGATAATAAACGCCAAATTCTATTAGATGGTAACTTAATTGCAGGACAAGAAGCACTAGCTAACTGGGTTTTAGAACTGACTGACTCATTAAAAATTAGTCAAACTGCCTTAGAAATTACTCAAAACTCATTATTAGAAGCTCGTGATGCTATTCGTCATCAAAAACAACGACTGCAAAAACAAGAAGATGCAATAAATAAACTGAGTGAACAATTCAATCAATTAGCTGAACAAGTACATCAAAGATTGAATAATATAGAATCACGAATCCGTAAATTAGAAGTACGAGTAGCTGCTAATGAAGACTTAGATCATATTATCACAGCTTGGGCTGCTGGACAAACTTACAGTCAACTACCTTGGGCAATACAAATTGCATTATTAGCACGGGAAGTATTCAGCAGTTCAGTAATTAACTATGAATTAGAAACAGGAGATAAAGAACGGTATCGGCAATTATTAGTTAATAAAATTATCGCTCATTCTAAACAATTACCTAACAGTTTTTTTGGAATAGGTGATTTATTAGAACAAACTTGGATTTCCATGAATAATGATGATAGAGAATTAACTGCTGGCTTATTAGAAATTCGTTCTATTCCTCAAAAAAGATTAACAAATATACCTCATTTATTTGTCATTGGTACAACATTAGAATTAGCAACACTTCCCGAAGAAGTTAGACCAAATAAACCTGCTCAAAGTGCAATTTATCTGTGTCGCGCTCAAATTGATAGTATTTCTCGTACCACCGACGCACGGGAATTTATCACCACTATTGTTGAAGAAACAGCAAACGATTGTCTAACAATAATCAATAATATTTCTAATTAA
- a CDS encoding DUF1778 domain-containing protein, whose product MVASFEMDNPGRNQVINIRVQEKQRNLIDYAASILGKTRSDFMLDVACREAEKVICEQTFFALDEKKYQEFIDILDAPPQVDEELRKFLAAKSPWD is encoded by the coding sequence ATGGTAGCTTCCTTTGAAATGGATAATCCTGGGCGCAATCAGGTTATTAATATTAGAGTTCAAGAAAAACAGCGTAATTTAATTGATTATGCTGCATCAATTCTTGGTAAAACTCGTTCTGATTTCATGCTAGATGTCGCTTGTAGAGAAGCAGAAAAAGTAATTTGTGAGCAAACTTTTTTTGCTTTAGATGAAAAGAAATATCAAGAATTTATTGATATTTTAGATGCACCACCTCAAGTAGATGAGGAACTACGTAAGTTTTTGGCTGCTAAATCACCTTGGGATTAA